Within the bacterium genome, the region ACGCGAGATCCGCGAGGAGATTGAAAACGACCGTCATCAGGGCCAGGAACAGCAGGACGGCCATCGCCACGTTGTAGTCGTGTCCCAGCACCGCCTGGAAAAGCAGCAATCCCATTCCCGGCCACGAGAAGACGGTTTCGGTCAGCACGGCCCCGTTCAGGATGCCGGGGACAGAGAGCGCAATCAGCGTGATGATCGGGATCAGGGCGTTCCGCATGGCGTGCCGCCTGATTACCACCCGTTCGGGGTTCCCCTTGGCGCGCGCGGTGCGCACGTAGTCGTGCCTGACCACCTCGAGCATGCTGCTCCGCATGTAGCGCGTCCACGAGGCCATGCCGCTGGTGGCCAGCACCGACACCGGCAGCACAAGGTGCCACAAACGGTCCAGGAACATCGGCCAGCCGGGTGCGACACCGGGGGTCATCATGCCGCCGGCCGGAAACCACGGCAGCCACACGGCAAACAGGAGTATGAAGACGATCCCCTGCCAGAACACGGGCATGGCCAGGCCGGCGAACGCGGCCACCGTCACCACGTAGTCCGCGGCCGAGTACTGGTGTAGAGCCGAGTACACGCCCGCGGTGACGCCAACCGTGAAGGCGACCGCCACGGAGGTGGCCAGGAGCGTAAGGGTGTTGCGCAGCCGATCAACGACGAGCTTGGTCACCGGCGTCCCGTAGGTCCGCGAGTAACCCAGATCCCCCTTGAGCACCGACCGGATCCACTTGAAGTAGCGCACGTACATCGGATCGTCCAGCCCGTAGTACTTCCGGAGCATGGAGACGTCTTCGGGCCGGATGTCGGGGTTGCTGGCCGCCATGAGTTCCACGGGGTCGCCGGGCGTGAGCACGAGCAATGTGAACATCAGGATCGACAAGCCAATAAGAATGATGACCCCGTGGACCAGCCGGCGCGCAAGGAATCGCTGCATTGCTACCCTCCGAACCGAGGGGGGTGGGCGATCCCCACCCCCCCCTCGATACCAACCTACGCGTGCCTAGGTTACTGCTGCCACTGCCAGATCTGTGAGTTCCAGTTGATGTAGGTACCCGAGAGCCCGGTGGGCTTCACGTTCGTCAGCTTCTTGTTGGACGTGGTCAGGTGCAGCCGGAAGTAGAGCGGGATCGAGGGCAGCTCATCGGCCCAGATCTCCTGCTGCTTCCTGAGCAACGCCACGCGCTTGGCCGCGTCGATCTCGGTCATGTACTGGTCTATCAACTTGTCGGTCTCCGCGTGCCGGAAGCCAGGGTAGTTCTGACCCTCCCAGTTGTTGGCAGGTGTCGGAACCTGGGTGGAGTGCCAGAAGGTATTGCCGAGCGTGGTCGGCGACATCAGCCAGGCGTACATGACCAGGTGCGGGAACTGCCGCCGTTGGGTGGTGGAGCCGAACAGCACGCTGGCCGGCCGGTTGTCAATCCGGAGGTCAATGCCCACCGCCCTGAGCTGCTCCTTGATGATCTGCTGAACCTGCTCTCGGACGGCATTGCCGGCCGTTGTCATGATCGTTATGTCAAACCGCGCGCCCTTGGAGTCGCGCAGGATGCCGTCGGGGCCCATGGTGAAGCCGGCCTCAGCAAGAAGCGCGCGCGCCCGGGCCGGATCGTGGGCGTACTTCTTGACGTTCGGGTTGAAGCCCTCGTGCCGCTCCGGCAGCCAGGTGTGGGCGACCGGTTGCTTCCCATAGAAGAGCTTGGTGCTCAACTCCTCGCGGTTGATCGCGTGGGCAAGCGCCTGCCGTACCCGCTTGTCCTTCAGCCACTCGTTCTCCACGTTTACGTCAATGTGCTCCCAGATCATGGCCGGCGTGTAGTGAGCGGTTACGGCGGGGTTGCGGCGCTCGATCTCGATCATCTGGTCAATCGAGAAGTTGTTGATCTCGGTGGCGTCCACCTGGTTGGCGATCACGTTGGCCTGCAGGACCGTGGCGTCCAGGATGAAGCGCCACACCTGCTTCTTGATCTTAGCCACGCCCTCGGGGAACTTGTCGTAGGCCTCAAGGGTGATGTGGCTGCCCGGCACCCACTCCACCAGCTTGTAGGGGCCGCTGCCGATTGGATTGCGCACCTGCTTGTGGGATTTCAGGCCCGCCGGATCCCGAAGGTAGTCGCGCTCCATCACGTGCCTGGGGTAGACGGTGTGCCCGGTGTTGGCGAACGGGTAGGTCTCGTTCCACTGGACGACCAGCGTGTACGGGTCGCTGGGGTTGGGAACGAGCATGTTCTCGATCTTGCGGAGGACGAACCGGGTAATCGCCGGGCTGCGCGGGTTGCGCAGCATCAGGTAGGTCCAGGATGCGTCCAGCGCCGTGTGGGGCTTCCCGTCGTGCCAGGTGAAGCCCTTCTTGAACTTGTAGGTCACCTTCATCTTGCCGCCGGGCAGTAGCTGCCAGTCCCCGTCCTTCAACGTCGGGACCTTCTCGACTGTTTGGGAATGCAGCTGCCACTTGTCGTCGTACTTCACCATGTCGGCGAAGACGGAGTTGACGACGGCCATGCCCGCGGCCATGGAGCAGAACGTCATGGCAAGGCAGTCCGGCTCCTGGGCCATGCCAAAAACAACGGTGTCGCGGCTCTGCTGGGCCACAACCGACGGAATCTGGGTCCCCAGCGCCAGAGCGGCAACAACAACCAGCGCCAGAAGGGATCGTTTGGAATTCGTCATGCTGCTACCTCCTTTTACTTTTGCCGTAATGGGATCTGACCAACCTTCTACCATTCCGCCTGCCATTCCGCGTACTATTCCGCCCAGAACCTCACCTCCCCTGCACGGCCCGCCGCCTCAATGCAGGACCCGCAGGATCCAGTCCACAGGGTTACCCGGCATCGTCGCGGGGTCCGAGGGCTGAAGCTTCCCGCGGAGATGGGAACTGACGCAGATCTCTTCCGGCCGCTGGGGGCGAACGGACTTGACAGGCACCCGCGCGCTCCTCCCCGCGCCCAGCAACTGGGCTTCCAGGAAGTGGTCCACATCCTCCCGGAAGATACGGTAGACCTTGCCTATCCGCGCTGCGGGGAGCCTACCCTCGCGCACATACCGATAGACGGTCAGCCGGTTTAGCTGAAGATAGGCCGCCACCTGGGCCACCGTCATCACGGGACCCGGCTCTGTCGCCGCGCGGGTTTTGAGCCGCCTTGTCATCTGCGCATCTCTGCCCATTATATACCAGATTTGTCAATTGTATACTACGCTGCAAAGGAAAGACCGGTTCCGTGGCTGTGGCTCAGCGGGGGGCTAGGGGGCCGGCGTAGTCCACGGCAAACTGGCCGTACTCCTGGTCCGCTCGCGCTGTTATGGTAGCCAGGAGCGTCCGGCCGGTGAAGAGCCGGATCACTACCTGCCGCACCGAGGGGTCACCATCCTGGGCAAGGGACAGCACGAGTTGCGCTCCCAGGCGTCCCTCGGTGGCCAGGTGCTCCCGGTTGTCCGCGGCCGGCCGGCCGGCATCGTAGTAGCGGGAGGTAACCTCCACGGTGGCCGCCTGGGCGGCTGCGTCGTAGGCCGTCCGCCGAACGCTGTCGGAGCCCGAGATGCTCCGAACCGCGCCGGCCACCCGCACGGCCGGGTCGCCGGCATCCAGGCGCTGCCTAGCCTGCCAGCCCCGGTCCAAACCGACCAGGAGGGCCGCGACGGCCAGGACCCCGGCCGCCCAGAGCAGGGGCCCGACCAGCGATCCGCGCACACGGGGCAACAAGGCTATGAAGCGGTCCGGTGGCGGGGATCCAGGGCGTCCCGCAGCCCGTCCCCGAACAGGTTGAACGCCACGACCGCCGCGATGATGAACAGCCCGGGAAAGAGCAACCAGGGCGACAGGATGAGCGTCGGAAGGTTGGAGGCCGTCGT harbors:
- a CDS encoding ABC transporter permease, with protein sequence MQRFLARRLVHGVIILIGLSILMFTLLVLTPGDPVELMAASNPDIRPEDVSMLRKYYGLDDPMYVRYFKWIRSVLKGDLGYSRTYGTPVTKLVVDRLRNTLTLLATSVAVAFTVGVTAGVYSALHQYSAADYVVTVAAFAGLAMPVFWQGIVFILLFAVWLPWFPAGGMMTPGVAPGWPMFLDRLWHLVLPVSVLATSGMASWTRYMRSSMLEVVRHDYVRTARAKGNPERVVIRRHAMRNALIPIITLIALSVPGILNGAVLTETVFSWPGMGLLLFQAVLGHDYNVAMAVLLFLALMTVVFNLLADLAYGLADPRIRYD
- a CDS encoding peptide ABC transporter substrate-binding protein; translated protein: MTNSKRSLLALVVVAALALGTQIPSVVAQQSRDTVVFGMAQEPDCLAMTFCSMAAGMAVVNSVFADMVKYDDKWQLHSQTVEKVPTLKDGDWQLLPGGKMKVTYKFKKGFTWHDGKPHTALDASWTYLMLRNPRSPAITRFVLRKIENMLVPNPSDPYTLVVQWNETYPFANTGHTVYPRHVMERDYLRDPAGLKSHKQVRNPIGSGPYKLVEWVPGSHITLEAYDKFPEGVAKIKKQVWRFILDATVLQANVIANQVDATEINNFSIDQMIEIERRNPAVTAHYTPAMIWEHIDVNVENEWLKDKRVRQALAHAINREELSTKLFYGKQPVAHTWLPERHEGFNPNVKKYAHDPARARALLAEAGFTMGPDGILRDSKGARFDITIMTTAGNAVREQVQQIIKEQLRAVGIDLRIDNRPASVLFGSTTQRRQFPHLVMYAWLMSPTTLGNTFWHSTQVPTPANNWEGQNYPGFRHAETDKLIDQYMTEIDAAKRVALLRKQQEIWADELPSIPLYFRLHLTTSNKKLTNVKPTGLSGTYINWNSQIWQWQQ
- a CDS encoding helix-turn-helix domain-containing protein translates to MTRRLKTRAATEPGPVMTVAQVAAYLQLNRLTVYRYVREGRLPAARIGKVYRIFREDVDHFLEAQLLGAGRSARVPVKSVRPQRPEEICVSSHLRGKLQPSDPATMPGNPVDWILRVLH